In Flavobacteriaceae bacterium, the following proteins share a genomic window:
- a CDS encoding class A beta-lactamase-related serine hydrolase, with protein sequence MKSILTLLLFMFSLAIFSQERIQKIDSIFLNLYNTNQFNGNILIAEKGSIIYKKSFGLANEDTKEKLNENSIFELASVTKPFTAMAIMILKEQGKLNIDDKITKHLPELSNYDTITIRNLIHHTGGLPDYMTLMNPIWDVNKIATNTDVINMLKELHPTVLFEPNTKVAYSNTGYVLLASIIERVSGTTYADFLDTAIFKPLKMTRTFVNNGRLSTRKISNYASGYIYVGGKYILPDDFDRTKFVIWLDGIVGDGSINSTTIDLLKWDRALYTNTLVSKESMEDIFKNGSLNDGSLTKHAFGWRVLETVPFGKIARHSGGWPGYVTYIERNLDTDKTVIILQNHYNRTMPKQEVRNILYGMQLPKTMETLYSEGKSVDEIIAL encoded by the coding sequence ATGAAATCAATACTTACCTTATTATTATTCATGTTCTCTTTAGCAATTTTCAGCCAAGAACGTATTCAAAAAATAGATAGCATTTTTTTAAACCTTTATAATACCAATCAGTTTAATGGAAATATACTAATCGCCGAAAAAGGTAGTATCATTTACAAAAAATCATTTGGACTTGCCAATGAAGATACTAAGGAAAAACTGAATGAGAATTCAATATTTGAATTAGCATCTGTTACTAAACCATTTACAGCGATGGCAATAATGATATTGAAGGAACAAGGAAAATTGAATATTGATGATAAAATAACAAAACATCTTCCTGAGTTATCTAATTACGACACTATAACAATTAGGAATTTAATACACCATACAGGCGGTCTTCCAGACTATATGACTTTAATGAACCCCATTTGGGATGTAAACAAAATTGCAACCAATACGGATGTAATCAACATGTTGAAAGAATTACACCCTACTGTTCTTTTTGAACCAAATACAAAGGTAGCATACAGCAATACGGGCTATGTATTACTGGCTTCGATCATAGAAAGGGTTTCTGGTACAACCTATGCCGATTTTTTGGACACTGCTATTTTTAAGCCACTAAAAATGACTCGTACTTTTGTAAATAACGGCAGGCTTTCTACTAGAAAAATCAGCAATTATGCTTCGGGTTATATTTATGTAGGAGGTAAATACATATTACCAGATGATTTTGATAGAACAAAATTTGTAATATGGTTAGATGGTATTGTTGGCGACGGAAGTATCAATTCTACCACAATAGATTTATTAAAATGGGATAGAGCACTGTATACCAATACTTTGGTTTCTAAAGAAAGTATGGAAGATATTTTTAAAAACGGAAGTTTAAATGATGGAAGTTTAACAAAGCATGCTTTTGGCTGGCGTGTATTAGAGACAGTTCCATTTGGTAAAATTGCAAGACATAGTGGTGGTTGGCCTGGTTATGTAACTTATATTGAAAGAAATTTAGATACTGATAAAACCGTAATTATATTACAAAACCATTACAACAGAACCATGCCAAAACAAGAGGTTAGAAATATTCTTTATGGAATGCAGTTGCCTAAAACGATGGAAACACTATATTCTGAAGGAAAAAGTGTTGATGAAATAATTGCTCTTTAA
- a CDS encoding DinB family protein yields the protein MKSLKTKTSLLLLLLPMILLNAQGEMKPVEGYSPNIGIMIYMLEDLKDRITEHVKDLDQSQTDFLYDDNANSIGSLIMHLVSTEFYYQTATLKGREWTENEQNKFGIAGEINKEVKNMLKGMPIQHYLDLWDQVRAITLKELKTKDDDWFASSLEDGLNYHYIWYHVMEHSANHMGQILTIKNRLPK from the coding sequence ATGAAATCTTTGAAAACAAAAACCAGCCTTTTACTACTTTTATTACCAATGATATTGTTGAACGCGCAAGGTGAAATGAAACCAGTTGAGGGTTATTCACCAAACATTGGTATAATGATCTATATGTTGGAAGATTTAAAAGACAGAATTACCGAGCACGTTAAAGATTTAGATCAATCACAAACTGATTTCTTGTATGATGACAATGCCAATAGCATAGGATCGTTGATTATGCATCTGGTCTCTACAGAATTCTATTACCAAACGGCAACATTAAAAGGTCGCGAGTGGACAGAAAATGAGCAAAATAAATTTGGGATTGCAGGCGAAATTAACAAAGAGGTTAAAAACATGCTCAAAGGTATGCCAATTCAGCATTATTTAGATTTATGGGATCAAGTCCGTGCAATAACACTAAAAGAACTCAAAACTAAAGATGATGATTGGTTTGCTTCGAGTCTAGAAGATGGACTTAACTATCATTATATTTGGTATCACGTGATGGAACATTCGGCCAATCATATGGGGCAAATTTTAACTATAAAGAATCGATTGCCTAAATAG